CCATGGGAAAGCCGGTCATCATGGGCCGCCGGACTTTTCAATCTATTGGCAAGCCCTTGCCCGGGCGGACCAACATTATATTAAGTGGAGATCAATCGTTTCATGCAGATGGCGCAACGATTGCGCATGATCGAGAAGAAGCCGTGGCCATCGCCAAACAGGCTGAAGGTGGAGACGATGAGATCATGATCATTGGTGGGGCAAAGGTTTACACCCATTTTGCAGAACTCACCGACCGGATTTATCTAACCCAAATCCATGCAAAACCGGAGGGAGACACATTTTTTCACGAATTTGATCTTAACCAGTGGGTCGAATTCAGCCGAGAAGATCATGACGGTG
The sequence above is a segment of the Rhodospirillaceae bacterium genome. Coding sequences within it:
- a CDS encoding dihydrofolate reductase, with amino-acid sequence MRISIIVAMGENRVIGYNGAMPWHIPGDLKYFKEKTMGKPVIMGRRTFQSIGKPLPGRTNIILSGDQSFHADGATIAHDREEAVAIAKQAEGGDDEIMIIGGAKVYTHFAELTDRIYLTQIHAKPEGDTFFHEFDLNQWVEFSREDHDGGLSYSFIVLDRSPNTKKH